The Paraburkholderia sp. SOS3 genome includes a region encoding these proteins:
- the murD gene encoding UDP-N-acetylmuramoyl-L-alanine--D-glutamate ligase codes for MFGEKFRDRQKPMVLVLGLGESGLAMARWCARHGCRLRIADTREVPPNLSALEAHQVDADFVGGAFSTALLEGVELVAISPGLSPLAADLLPLITAARERDIPVWGELEFFAQALQTLGESGYAPKVLAITGTNGKTTTTSLTGLLCARAGKKVAVAGNISPAALDKLSEAIDNTALPDIWVLELSSFQLETAHTFAPHAAVVLNITQDHLDWHGGLDAYAAAKGRIFGANTVRVLNRDDARVMALAPATDSAAQVVTFGLNEPARDGDYGLLRDNGILWLVEGEDRDAAEEPTPSRRRKAESTTPPNISLKRLMPADALRIRGLHNAANALAAFALARAIGLPGAPLLHGLREYRGEPHRVELIASLDGVDYVDDSKGTNVGATVAALDGLAQRVVLIAGGDGKGQEFDPLAAPVTRWCRAVMLIGRDAPRIREALADTGIALADHATLEEATRAASALAQPGDAVLLSPACASFDMFKGYAHRAEVFRGTVEEIAAERGTMI; via the coding sequence ATGTTCGGCGAGAAGTTTCGGGATCGGCAAAAGCCGATGGTGCTCGTGCTGGGGCTCGGTGAATCGGGCCTCGCGATGGCGCGCTGGTGCGCGCGGCATGGTTGCCGCCTGCGCATAGCCGACACGCGTGAAGTGCCGCCGAACCTGTCCGCGCTCGAGGCGCACCAGGTCGACGCCGATTTCGTCGGCGGCGCATTTTCGACGGCGCTGCTCGAGGGCGTCGAACTCGTCGCGATCAGCCCGGGGCTGTCGCCGCTCGCGGCCGATTTGCTGCCGTTGATCACGGCTGCGCGCGAACGCGACATTCCGGTGTGGGGCGAACTCGAATTTTTCGCCCAGGCGTTGCAGACGCTCGGCGAAAGCGGCTACGCGCCGAAGGTGCTCGCGATCACCGGCACGAACGGCAAGACCACGACGACGAGCCTCACCGGTCTGCTCTGCGCACGCGCGGGCAAGAAAGTCGCGGTGGCGGGCAACATCAGCCCGGCCGCACTCGACAAACTGAGCGAAGCGATCGACAACACCGCGCTGCCCGACATCTGGGTGCTCGAACTGTCGAGCTTCCAGCTCGAAACCGCGCATACGTTCGCGCCGCACGCGGCCGTCGTGCTGAACATCACGCAGGACCATCTCGACTGGCATGGCGGCCTCGATGCGTATGCGGCCGCGAAGGGCCGCATCTTCGGTGCGAACACGGTGCGCGTGCTGAACCGCGACGATGCACGCGTGATGGCGCTCGCGCCGGCGACGGACAGCGCGGCGCAAGTGGTCACGTTCGGCCTGAACGAACCGGCGCGCGACGGCGACTACGGCTTGCTGCGCGATAACGGCATATTGTGGCTCGTCGAAGGCGAAGACCGCGATGCCGCCGAGGAACCCACGCCGTCGCGCCGCCGCAAAGCTGAAAGCACGACGCCGCCGAACATCTCGTTGAAGCGTTTGATGCCGGCCGACGCGCTGCGCATCCGCGGCTTGCATAACGCGGCGAACGCGCTGGCCGCATTCGCGCTGGCGCGCGCGATCGGTCTGCCGGGTGCGCCGCTGTTGCACGGCTTGCGCGAATACCGCGGCGAGCCGCATCGCGTCGAACTGATCGCGTCGCTGGACGGCGTCGATTACGTCGACGACAGCAAAGGCACGAATGTCGGCGCAACGGTCGCCGCGCTCGACGGCCTCGCGCAGCGCGTCGTGCTGATCGCCGGCGGCGACGGCAAGGGTCAGGAATTCGACCCGCTCGCGGCGCCCGTCACGCGCTGGTGCCGCGCGGTGATGCTGATTGGCCGCGACGCGCCGCGCATTCGCGAAGCGCTCGCCGATACGGGCATTGCGCTCGCCGATCACGCGACGCTCGAAGAAGCAACGCGCGCGGCGAGCGCGCTCGCGCAGCCGGGCGACGCGGTGTTGCTGTCGCCCGCCTGCGCGAGCTTCGATATGTTCAAGGGTTATGCGCACCGCGCCGAGGTGTTCCGCGGCACGGTCGAAGAAATTGCCGCCGAACGGGGGACGATGATATGA
- the mraY gene encoding phospho-N-acetylmuramoyl-pentapeptide-transferase, whose product MLLALAQWLQNDASFLRVFSYLTFRAVAATITALLIGLVCGPWVIRKLTAMKVGQAVRTNGPQTHLVKSGTPTMGGVLILIGIAVSTLLWADLTNRFIWIVILVTFGFGLIGWVDDYRKVVYKDPRGMSSREKYFWQSVIGLFAAVYLAFSVSEASNVRVFDLFMAWVRSGLSMGLPARADLMLPFLKSISYPLGVWGFIALTYLVIVGASNAVNLTDGLDGLVIMPVVLVGASLGVFAYVMGSSVYSKYLLFPHIPGAGELLIFCSAIGGAGLAFLWFNTHPAQVFMGDVGALALGGALGTVAVIVRQEIVLFIMGGIFVAETLSVMLQVTWFKYTKRRYGEGRRIFKMAPLHHHFELSGWKETQVVVRFWIITLMLCLFGLSTLKLR is encoded by the coding sequence ATGCTACTGGCGCTGGCGCAATGGCTGCAGAATGACGCAAGCTTCTTGCGCGTGTTCAGTTATCTGACTTTTCGCGCGGTCGCAGCGACGATTACCGCGCTGCTGATCGGGCTGGTGTGCGGTCCGTGGGTGATCCGCAAACTGACCGCGATGAAGGTCGGCCAGGCGGTGCGCACGAACGGCCCGCAAACGCACCTCGTCAAATCGGGCACGCCGACGATGGGCGGCGTGCTGATTCTGATCGGCATTGCGGTGTCGACCTTGCTGTGGGCCGATCTGACCAACCGCTTCATCTGGATCGTGATTCTCGTGACGTTCGGCTTCGGGCTGATCGGCTGGGTCGACGACTACCGCAAGGTGGTCTACAAGGATCCGCGCGGGATGTCGTCGCGCGAGAAGTATTTCTGGCAATCGGTGATCGGCCTGTTCGCCGCCGTGTATCTCGCGTTCAGCGTGTCCGAGGCGAGCAACGTGCGCGTGTTCGACCTGTTCATGGCCTGGGTGCGCAGCGGATTGTCGATGGGCCTGCCCGCGCGCGCCGACCTGATGCTGCCGTTCCTGAAGTCGATCAGCTATCCGCTCGGCGTCTGGGGCTTCATCGCGCTCACCTATCTCGTGATTGTCGGCGCGAGCAACGCGGTGAACCTCACCGACGGCCTCGACGGCCTCGTGATCATGCCCGTCGTGCTCGTCGGCGCGTCGCTCGGCGTGTTCGCGTACGTGATGGGCAGTTCCGTCTATTCGAAATATCTGCTGTTTCCGCATATACCGGGCGCCGGCGAATTGCTGATTTTCTGTTCCGCGATCGGCGGGGCGGGCCTCGCTTTTCTGTGGTTCAACACGCATCCGGCGCAGGTGTTCATGGGCGACGTCGGCGCGCTCGCCCTCGGCGGCGCGCTCGGCACCGTCGCGGTGATCGTGCGCCAGGAGATCGTGCTTTTCATCATGGGCGGCATCTTTGTCGCCGAAACGCTTTCCGTGATGCTGCAAGTCACGTGGTTCAAATATACGAAGCGCCGTTACGGCGAAGGCAGGCGCATCTTCAAGATGGCGCCGCTGCATCACCACTTCGAGTTGTCGGGGTGGAAGGAAACGCAGGTGGTCGTGCGTTTCTGGATCATCACGTTGATGTTGTGCCTGTTCGGTTTGTCCACGCTCAAGTTGCGCTAG
- a CDS encoding UDP-N-acetylmuramoyl-tripeptide--D-alanyl-D-alanine ligase: protein MSERGKAMLSLREAAALIPDATVLGDDSVTFERVSTDSRTAGPGDLFVALKGERFDAHDFLADVANRHVNAALVTRSPADWRVPALRVADTRVALGALARGWRRRFAMPLVAVTGSNGKTTVKEMIASIFAAAVGEAARLATAGNFNNDIGLPLTLLRLNDAHRLAVVELGMNHPGETQLLAKIAEPTVAVVNNAQREHQEFMATVEAVALEHASVIHALTPDGIAVFPADDPYSGIWRVAATGNDVIDFALNTDECMTEAAVTGRFDGRTLRIETRQGAIDATLQVLGAHNARNALAATAAALAADVPLDAIKRGLESFGAVKGRLQVKRAALGALAGATVIDDTYNANPDSMRAAIDVLAARPSPRVLVMGDMGETGDEGPAFHREIGAYAKECGIDALYAIGDASRDACAAYGPSAQHAADPAALVAQLQQAGYTTTATFLVKGSRFMQMERVVDALTSPQTNAAGDTPAAH, encoded by the coding sequence ATGAGCGAGCGAGGTAAAGCGATGCTTTCGCTGCGCGAAGCCGCCGCGCTGATTCCGGATGCGACCGTGCTCGGCGACGATTCGGTCACGTTCGAGCGCGTGTCGACCGACAGCCGCACCGCGGGCCCCGGGGATCTGTTCGTCGCGCTCAAGGGCGAGCGCTTCGACGCACACGACTTCCTCGCCGACGTCGCGAACCGTCATGTGAACGCCGCGCTCGTCACGCGCAGCCCGGCCGACTGGCGCGTGCCCGCGCTACGCGTGGCCGATACGCGCGTCGCGCTCGGTGCGCTCGCGCGCGGCTGGCGCCGCCGCTTCGCGATGCCGCTCGTTGCGGTCACGGGCAGCAACGGCAAGACGACGGTCAAGGAAATGATCGCGTCGATCTTCGCAGCCGCGGTCGGCGAAGCCGCGCGCCTCGCGACCGCCGGCAACTTCAACAACGATATCGGCCTGCCGCTCACGCTGTTGCGCCTGAACGACGCGCACCGGCTCGCGGTTGTCGAACTCGGCATGAACCATCCCGGCGAAACTCAACTGCTCGCGAAGATCGCGGAGCCGACCGTCGCCGTGGTGAACAACGCGCAGCGCGAGCATCAGGAATTCATGGCAACCGTCGAAGCGGTCGCGCTCGAACATGCGAGCGTGATTCATGCGCTGACGCCCGACGGCATCGCGGTGTTCCCGGCCGACGATCCGTACTCGGGTATCTGGCGCGTTGCCGCGACCGGCAACGACGTGATCGATTTCGCGCTGAACACCGACGAATGCATGACCGAAGCCGCCGTCACCGGCCGCTTCGACGGCCGCACGCTGCGCATCGAGACGCGGCAAGGCGCCATCGACGCGACGCTGCAGGTGCTCGGCGCGCACAACGCGCGCAATGCGCTTGCCGCCACGGCCGCCGCGCTCGCGGCGGACGTGCCGCTCGATGCGATCAAACGCGGGCTCGAATCGTTCGGCGCGGTGAAGGGCCGCCTGCAAGTCAAGCGCGCGGCGCTCGGCGCGCTCGCCGGCGCAACTGTGATCGACGACACGTACAACGCAAATCCCGATTCGATGCGTGCCGCGATCGACGTGCTCGCGGCGCGGCCGTCGCCGCGTGTGCTCGTGATGGGCGATATGGGCGAAACCGGCGACGAAGGCCCCGCGTTTCACCGCGAGATCGGCGCCTACGCAAAAGAGTGCGGTATCGACGCGTTGTACGCGATCGGCGATGCGTCGCGCGACGCGTGCGCCGCATACGGTCCGTCGGCACAGCATGCAGCCGATCCCGCCGCGCTCGTCGCGCAATTGCAGCAGGCGGGCTACACGACAACCGCGACATTTCTGGTGAAAGGCTCGCGCTTCATGCAGATGGAGCGCGTGGTGGACGCCTTGACAAGTCCACAAACCAATGCGGCGGGCGACACGCCCGCCGCGCATTGA
- a CDS encoding UDP-N-acetylmuramoyl-L-alanyl-D-glutamate--2,6-diaminopimelate ligase: MSALRFSDPARAQIDDALAWLRTHVKPDAQLHADTRSLANGDAFLAYAVEGADNRPFIDHAIERGAAAVLYQPEGLATTKPAAAIAHAVPALNELAGAIASAWYHDPSDAMRVIGVTGTNGKTSCTQWIATALSAHGVPCAVIGTLGSGMPGHLVHTGFTTPDAPQLQRSLAQLHHDGAQAIAMEVSSHALHQGRVNGTKFDIAVFTNLTQDHLDYHRTFAAYEAAKARLFEWPELRVAVINADDEAGRRLIASTKGHARTIAYSLEGGMSSPDVSALLADQALIASDVRATAMGTAFHLVSDWGSADVEVGTLGAFNVSNLLGVLGALLAANVPFDAALEQIAQLEPVNGRMQRLGGRLQNDEPLVVIDYAHTPDALEKTLAALRPIAQARGGELVCMFGCGGDRDATKRPLMGAIAERSADALVVTSDNPRSEDPQAIIDQIVAGMTQPSKARCIEDRASAILQAIRSAAREDVVVLAGKGHEATQEIMGKKREFSDQNHARLALAARATQARGGGE, encoded by the coding sequence ATGAGCGCGCTGCGTTTCTCCGATCCGGCGCGCGCGCAGATCGACGACGCGCTCGCGTGGCTGCGCACGCACGTCAAGCCCGATGCGCAACTGCATGCCGATACGCGTTCGCTCGCGAACGGCGATGCTTTTCTCGCTTATGCGGTCGAAGGCGCGGACAACCGGCCGTTTATCGACCATGCGATCGAGCGCGGCGCCGCCGCGGTTCTGTACCAGCCGGAAGGCCTCGCGACGACGAAACCCGCTGCCGCCATCGCCCACGCGGTGCCCGCGCTGAACGAACTCGCGGGCGCGATCGCAAGCGCCTGGTATCACGACCCGAGCGACGCGATGCGCGTGATCGGCGTGACCGGCACGAACGGCAAGACATCGTGCACGCAATGGATTGCCACTGCACTGTCGGCGCACGGTGTGCCGTGCGCCGTGATCGGCACGCTCGGCAGCGGCATGCCCGGGCATCTCGTTCACACCGGCTTTACGACGCCCGATGCGCCGCAGCTGCAGCGCAGCCTCGCGCAATTGCATCACGACGGCGCGCAGGCTATCGCGATGGAGGTGTCGTCGCACGCGTTGCATCAGGGGCGCGTGAACGGCACAAAATTCGACATCGCGGTGTTCACGAACCTGACGCAGGACCACCTCGATTATCACCGCACGTTCGCCGCTTACGAAGCGGCGAAGGCGCGTCTGTTCGAATGGCCCGAATTGCGCGTCGCCGTGATCAACGCCGACGACGAAGCAGGCCGACGCCTCATTGCCAGCACGAAAGGGCATGCGCGCACGATCGCGTATTCGCTCGAAGGCGGCATGAGTTCGCCCGACGTCAGCGCGCTGCTCGCTGATCAGGCGCTGATCGCAAGCGACGTGCGCGCTACCGCGATGGGCACCGCGTTCCATCTGGTCTCCGACTGGGGCAGCGCCGACGTCGAGGTCGGCACGCTCGGCGCGTTCAACGTCAGCAATCTGCTCGGCGTGCTCGGTGCGCTGCTTGCGGCCAATGTGCCATTCGACGCCGCGCTCGAGCAAATCGCGCAGCTCGAACCGGTGAACGGCCGCATGCAGCGCCTCGGCGGCCGTCTGCAGAACGACGAGCCGCTCGTCGTGATCGATTACGCGCACACGCCGGATGCGCTCGAGAAGACGCTTGCCGCCTTGCGCCCGATCGCGCAGGCGCGTGGCGGCGAACTCGTCTGCATGTTCGGCTGCGGTGGCGATCGCGATGCGACGAAACGCCCGCTGATGGGCGCGATCGCGGAACGCAGCGCGGACGCGCTCGTCGTGACGAGCGACAACCCACGCAGCGAAGATCCGCAAGCGATCATCGATCAGATCGTGGCCGGCATGACGCAGCCGTCGAAGGCGCGCTGCATCGAAGACCGCGCGAGCGCGATCCTGCAGGCGATCCGCAGCGCCGCGCGCGAAGACGTGGTCGTGCTCGCCGGCAAGGGGCACGAAGCCACACAGGAAATCATGGGCAAGAAGCGCGAGTTTTCGGATCAGAATCATGCTCGGCTCGCGCTTGCCGCGCGTGCAACGCAAGCGCGCGGAGGTGGCGAATGA